From one Branchiostoma floridae strain S238N-H82 chromosome 3, Bfl_VNyyK, whole genome shotgun sequence genomic stretch:
- the LOC118410884 gene encoding tyrosine-protein kinase receptor Tie-1-like produces the protein MLGAGHFGEVRKGTVIVDGERIPSAIKILKSGADDASRQDFQQEVDIMRHVGYHTNIVNLLGVCIYQGQQYLALEMAGNGDLLQFLRKSRVQEVNRPKFGGVRTLSTLSPAQLLRIACDVATGMDHLSSKQVIHRDLAARNVLLTDSLIAKVADFGLSRGKGIYEQTSKRAIPFRSTALEALTRRIYTTKSDVWSFGILLWEIVTIGGTPYCGMKSGTILGRLREGYRLHKPRNCEADLYQMIMMCWKTRPEERPSFADLAEQLEIMIEDKHSYLNADKGDDFEYETVDTSDSDVA, from the exons ATGCTCGGAGCAGGACACTTTGGAGAAGTCCGGAAAGGAACAGTAATCGTGGATGGGGAAAGGATTCCATCTGCCATCAAGATATTGAAAA GTGGTGCAGATGATGCTAGCAGGCAGGACTTTCAACAAGAGGTGGACATCATGCGCCATGTTGGGTATCATACTAACATTGTCAATCTGCTGGGGGTCTGTATCTATCAGG GTCAACAGTACTTGGCCCTGGAAATGGCAGGAAATGGCGATCTCCTGCAATTTTTGAGGAAGTCTCGTGTGCAGGAAGTCAACCGGCCGAAGTTCGGAGGCGTCCGCACCTTGTCCACCCTTTCGCCTGCCCAGCTGTTGCGTATTGCCTGTGACGTAGCAACTGGAATGGACCACCTGTCTTCCAAGCAA GTAATCCATCGTGACCTGGCAGCCAGGAATGTTCTCCTTACAGACAGTCTGATAGCCAAGGTTGCAGACTTTGGACTGTCACGTGGGAAGGGCATCTATGAACAAACTTCAAAG AGAGCGATCCCTTTCCGATCCACTGCACTGGAAGCACTGACTAGAAGGATCTACACAACAAAGAGTGACGT ATGGTCTTTCGGAATTCTACTCTGGGAGATCGTCACCATTG gaggaaccccttactgCGGAATGAAATCCGGAACTATACTGGGTCGGCTGCGTGAAGGTTACAGGCTACACAAACCCAGGAACTGCGAGGCAGACCT GTACCAGATGATAATGATGTGCTGGAAAACACGTCCGGAGGAAAGACCGTCATTTGCCGACCTGGCTGAACAACTGGAGATCATGATTGAGGACAAACAC AGCTACCTGAATGCTGACAAAGGTGATGATTTCGAGTATGAGACGGTGGACACCAGTGATAGTGACGTGGCCTGA
- the LOC118410879 gene encoding zinc finger protein 665-like, translated as MAHHCQQCDYFTSRRSNLKIHVMAKHTAVKPYQCGHCDYSTVAKNRLAEHITATHGGVKPHKCNLCDYSAARKSNLHRHLATHTGAKPYKCDVCDFATLHKSYLKDHLASHTGEKPHRCEVCDFATAHKSSLADHMAIHTGDKPYKCKSCDFSTARKSSLMRHLAVHTGIKPYKCDICGHATLRLSTWKLHMSTHTGEKPYKCDVCDYSSAKMSNLKLHLATHTGEKPFKCEVCEYSTSRKSSLKSHMATHTSDKPFKCDSCGYSASLMSTLKRHMATHTGEKPYKCEACGYSTTKMSNLKQHMTCHSGEKPYKCEVCGFATAQKSNLKRHMATHTGEKPYRCDICGYSAAQIATLKQHINAHSGQKPYRCYACDFATAHPSSLKKHMANHTHRNPENYDAGLQKGIPVLYKCNSMELSSI; from the coding sequence ATGGCGCACCATTGCCAGCAGTGTGACTATTTCACATCGCGGAGAAGTAATCTGAAGATTCACGTCATGGCGAAACACACAGCTGTAAAGCCGTACCAGTGTGGGCACTGCGACTACTCAACAGTGGCGAAGAACAGGCTTGCCGAGCACATCACGGCAACACACGGTGGTGTGAAGCCACACAAGTGTAACCtttgcgactattctgcagcacggaagTCTAATTTGCACCGACATCTTGCCACACACACCGGTgcgaaaccttacaagtgtgacgttTGCGACTTTGCCACGTTGCACAAGTCTTACCTGAAGGATCACTTGGCAagtcacaccggtgagaaacctcaCAGATGTGAAGTTTGTGATTTTGCCACGGCACACAAGTCTTCTTTGGCCGATCACATGGCAATACACACTGGCGACAAACCGTACAAGTGCAAATCGTGTGATTTTTCTACAGCACGAAAGTCCTCTTTGATGCGACACCTGGCGGTACATACCGGTATCAAACCGTACAAATGTGATATTTGTGGACACGCTACGCTACGGCTGTCTACTTGGAAACTACACATGTCAactcacactggcgagaaaccttacaaatgtgacgtGTGCGATTATTCGTCAGCAAAGATGTCTAATTTGAAGTTACACTTGGCAAcgcacactggtgaaaagcctTTCAAATGTGAAGTTTGTGAATACTCCACATCGCGAAAGTCTTCTTTGAAGTCGCACATGGCGACTCACACTAGTGACAAACCGTTCAAATGTGACTCTTGTGGGTATTCAGCGTCTCTAATGTCTACTTTGAAGCGACACATGGCAACCCACACCGGCGAGAAGCCTTACAAATGTGAAGCTTGCGGATATTCTACAACAAAGATGTCTAATTTGAAGCAACACATGACCTGCCATAGTGGCGAAAAGCCTTACAAATGTGAAGTCTGCGGTTTTGCGACTGctcaaaaatcaaacttaaagCGACACATGGcaactcacaccggtgaaaaaccgtacagaTGCGACATTTGTGGGTACTCCGCGGCACAAATTGCTACCTTGAAACAACACATAAATGCCCATAGTGGTCAGAAGCCTTACCGATGTTATGCTTGTGATTTTGCTACAGCACACCCATCGTCtttgaagaaacacatggcAAATCACACTCACCGGAATCCAGAAAACTATGACGCTGGTTTACAGAAAGGAATCCCTGTCCTGTACAAATGCAACTCTATGGAACTCTCTTCTATCTAa